tcagctcggccgttcgcTGAGCTAGACCAAGTCATGTTCTGCGAacggccgagctggatcgaacgCGGATTCAGCTAGGCTGTTTGCCGAGCAGGACCAGTCCAGTTAggcgaacggccgagctggatcgaatGCGGATTCAGCTCGGCTGTTCGCCGAGTTGGACCAGTCCAGTACGGCGAACGGCCAAGCTGGATCGACCGGATTCCGTTTTCACCTCGTCCTCGTAACTCCAGTCCCGAGATTGCATCGAACTcattcttgtttcatctcgatcggAGGTATCAttggaactttacgatttaaaaaccgcaagaattcatttttttctcgAAGAACATTCGGATTGGTCGTATAAAATGGCAACAGTTAGCTGAACACCCAAGGTTGCCTACGCTATACGAGGAATTTGAATGTTCTTTGGAATCAACATCGTTTCGGAAGCATtgttattataaaatcataaaaatgcCAAAGTCGGAAAACGGCCCAGAAAGGGCCAGAACACGGCAAAGAGCCCACTTATGATTATATGGAACCAAGCCTAGTCGTTACGACGGTTTATCACTTATCGCCcaaaagaagataaatgtcaaatttccgaagataaagtcatgtttccgaagataaatacagagatcgaagaaaaatggaatatttccacgAAGTGATAAACTCGACCGAGGGCAGAAAGGGAAAAGGTAAACTGCCTTAGAAGGAGTATATAAGGGGATCGAAGCTGAAGGGACGAGACACACAATAATTTTTACTCAGAGCAatacttagagcgatttaggcaactttccgtttttgttattcaagctgcgactcaattaaaTTTTCTTCAATCTGAGGTGCTAGAACTAGGGGATTTCGCCGACAGCTCAAGCAGCCGAGGCatttaccttgttgtaacgctcatacgtaGATTCAGAATAAGACCAATTTCGTTCTCTTTTCGATTCCCATATTTTTCTCGTCTGTCTTTTCGTGTTCATGATTGTTTGACGTGtgaattagcagatatctgggatCTTTGGTAAATTAGGgctttcctaactttcctaattcaACGGAAATCGACGAAgagaatttcggttcccacagtttggcgctagaaggaggggggagGGTACAGATCAGTCTAACTCTCAGCCACCAACGCTTGATCAGACATGTCAGCTGACGATCTCAACAACTAACAAACTCGCGACGGCGACGCCATCGACGACAACGTTGGAAGCACTCCAGCAGCGAACGTTGCCACGGTTCACCTCAACACCGCAGCGTTCGAGGAGGTTCAGAAAATGTTCTCGACTTTCGAAAAAAAGTCGGAAGAACGAGACAAGGTCATGAGTTCTCTCGCTCAACAGGTCGAAAACCTAACGGCAAGAACCAGTGTCGTCCTTCCGCGCGGGAATACCCGAATCGACGGAAGGAGACTCGATTTTGCGAGTCCTTTGGACCGGTCCGGCAACACGCAAGGGAAAACGTCATGGCAAAATCCCGACGAAACCACTCCTGCGCCAACATGGAAAAACCCGGGTGATCTTCCCCCTATCGTGGAAGACGAGGATGAAGGAGAAATTGAGCGCGTCGATGTGGATTCTAGCAGTCAGTCCAAACCTGCGGACGAAGACGCAGACGTGCATCCGCGTCGTACAAGGAGTCATGCGGCTAAAGATGATTCCCAGTTCGACAATCCTAtgaccgaagaagaagaatctatCTTCTAGGAGTAATAGGAGGAACTGGCCAAGGAGTAGACTCGGAACACTTGCGGCAAACACCGACAAAATCGGAAACCTACTAGCGAGAAATTCCAGATCCGCGATCTTTCCGATCATCTAATGAAAACGGCTGCAGAAGTCAGAACGGTGAAATCTCAGACTCACAACGCTACTAGCACCACGCCCGAGATCGATCTGCTGCTCGAAGAATTTCGAAAAACGCCTTTTACAACCCGCATCACCAGAACTAGGGTTTCAGACCCCAGAAAGATCAAGGAAACGCCTTACGATCGAACAACCGATGCCAGGGCACACCTGCAAGCTTTCCAGATCGCAATGGGGAGTGTCAAATTCAGAGAAAGCGAAAGGGATGCCGGCGAATGCCGcctcttcgtcgaaaacctcCAAGGAGCAGCGATTGAATGGTTCTCCCGCCTGAAGCGGAATTCCATTGGAAGCTTTCGCAAACTCGGCTCGGAGTTTCTCAAGcagtactctatgttcatagaccGAGAAACCTCCGATGTCGATCATTGGAGCATGTCCCAAGGAGAGGACGAGCCCCTCCGTGActtaataaaactatttaagATTGTCATGGCTAGAGTCAGCggaataagcgacaaagtggcagTAGACAGACTCCGTTAAACGCTTTGGTATAAGTCAAATTTCAGGAAGTGGATAACCTTGGATAAGCCTAGTACGATTCAAAACGCGCTCCATAAGGCCACAGACTACATAACCATCGAAGAAGAGACGAaaatcttatcgcaaaaacacaAGCTCAAGAAAACTTCATTGAAGGACCCCGGGTCGGATCAGAAATATAAAAGAAGAAACCCTCATAACAACAAATACGTCCATCATGGGGAAGAGGAGACCCAGGGAGCGCATAACTACGCCATCAATTCCGGACCAGAGCAAGGCCGGACAATGGGAAATACATGGACCCGTAATCCGAATTACGACGAGAACTCCTTCTGCGAATTCCATCAGGCCGGCGGCCATTCGACCATAAATTGCAAGGTTCTCAGTGCCAGGTTGGCCGCAAAGCTGCTCGCAGGAGAACTCGCCGAAGTATCTAACATAAAAAATCTCATCTGCGACTCAGACTATCCTCCGAGAAACGATAAAGCGCCTCAAACCGAGAAGTCTCTCTGAGAGAACCAATCAGGAGAAAAGAGCGGAAGAAGGCAGGACGAGAAGGGCAACGACAATAGTCATCGCatagtcaatatgatcatcggaggatcgcagTACTGCAGCGATACCATCTCTACCATCATCGCTTatgagcacaaggctgagatAAGCGCAAATTCGCTAACCTGGCCCGCGCCTAGCGACTTCCCAAAAGGAGTGATCACTTTCGATGAACAAGAGGCCAGCAGGATCGATCAGCCCCACTGCGACCCCCTCGGGATCGATCTAATGATAAGAGATCTCGAGGTCGTGAGAGTTCTCATCGACACGGGCAGCACGGTCAACgtcatcttccgcgacactcttaAAAGAATGAACGTCGAGCTAGGAGAAGTCGTACCACCCCCCAAGCCGCTAACCAGTTTCGAGGGCACGACCTCTATGACTCTCAGATCGATCAAAATATCCATCGTGGCAAAAGAAATCACGAAGATCGTCGATTTCGCAGTCGTTGACCACCCAACCATCTACAACGTCATCATGGGCACACCTTGGCTGAACGCCATGAAAGCAGTCCCATCGACTTATCACTTAGTCATCAAATTCCCAAATCATAGCAGAACTGCCGCAATATGGGGATCCCAGACACAGTCGAGATGCTGCTTCCTGGCCGAAAACAAACCATGGCAAATCACGACCATCTAGATGGTGAAAACCCAAACGGGCAAAGCTAACTCAAACGTCTACTGAAAAAGCTTTGAAAGAAGACGATCCAGAATCGTCAACTCAAGCAACGGCCAAAGAACAACCAGTTTCAAAGCCCAACGCTTCTACCCAACCGGAGGAAACAAACAAGGTAAAAGTCGTCGATCCTGCAACTAACGCGATTGACGCAATAGCCGAGTAAACACACTCGCACAAaaagcagaactacgagatggctagaTCTCCGAAGAGGGTACGTATGCAGCTCGTCCAAgaacgagttcagctatcccccctCTCCAAAAGGGGGGGGGGTGAGTGGGTACATATACGAATACTCGTATATTCCCGCATTCTAAAATATTTGCCTTGtactcaatatttttgaaactttttcggcaaaaaaattcattaatatCTCTCTTATTTTGGAAAAACATCTTGTTATGCTTTCGGAATACATCCAAAGACAACCAAAACGATTATTGTACGAAACTAAAAAGTGGAAACTCGCAACAAATCATCCTACCTCGAAACGAATCAACTCCACATTAACTTATCCGACAATGAAACTTCATCACATCGACTAAGGCATGGCCGGAAATAACAGATTCCATCATAGAAACTCATTCGCAAAAATGTTTCGGACGCACGACCAAAAAACGAGACCCTGGTCTTTGATACTCAAATTATCGCTAACAGTgtgttttcgaaaataaaaataagcgAGACGTCGCCTAGATCTTCAAAACATGCTCTCAGTCCGTTCGCGACTATAAATTTCAAACGCTCGTCGACTAGCCCCGCCGAGCACATTAGCCGTCCTAAACGAACACATTTAGATTCATCCTAAGGATAGATCCTCTTACATCCTACTACGATAAAATAGCGTGCTATAAAACAAATCCAAAATTTCGGTCagcactttcgggagacttaaaaattgtccttgaagagatgctcgattcctaccatacaagtcgttTAAGCCGgaaacatatcgcggactttaaagcgGAATGGGGTCAGGTTAAAATCGCAACAGGCTAAAAAACAGCCGATTAGTCATTGCAAAAATCTtcaaccgaaagtaaacctaggtcttaccctaaacccagcacactggtctctaacgtctcaaggcatgatatcgaaaagatacgagatcctgaAAGCATGTCTCTTCGTCCATAACCAAAAACACGCTCAAAGCTTCAATGAGTTCGACGATCCACCAAAATAAAAAGAGGCGAAggacgagatgacaactcgaaACCTTCTCCTTAcacttagcaaaaaaaaaaaaatccaaacataattaaaacctCCTTTTTATAAAAGCATGTTTCATACACAAAGCCGGTAAAATGGCAGGGATTCGAAGCGTCACTCGGCCTGTCCCATTACATAAAAACATGGCCATACTAGGCCAGCACACGTACAAATAGCAGAAACAAATTACAAAGTCAAGGGGACACTTTCCCGAACAACTCATAGCGAACCTTGCGGTCAATCGCCAAGATCGAAGTTCCCACTCATCGATCTTCCGATCGAGTAGTCGTTCACATCAAGCGGAGCCACCGGCTGGTCCACTTTGTGCGCCTCGCTAGGATCTCCCGTCTCAGCCTCCACCGTGTCGGGAGAAATGGGAACTGGTTCCCATTGCTCCCAAATCTCTTCCTCAACCTCAGAAATTTTTAAATCTTTGTTTTTCTCGGCCATATTCCCTGTCTGCTTCGCATACTTGTTAGTAAACGTGTATTCGGGAAGTTGCGTAACGTACAAACCACCCACGGTTCCACGACACTCGTGATAATCCGCGACCGCCTTGTAGCGCCCGTTGAGCTCTCCAAACTTTTGCGAGAACTTATCACGACGGCTCTTCACAACTTCGACTATCTCTCTCTTCCCTCGCCTATAGGCATGGTTGACCTCCCTCTCGAACGACTCTCTCTCACGACGACGAGAACTTTCCAACTCATCTTTCAAACGAGCAATCTCTTGGTCAGCCACCTCAACCTTGAATCGAGCCATCCGAGCCTCTTGTTTGCTTGTATCGAGGGCTCGGTTTATCATAAGAAGGCCTTGCGAGAATTCTCAAAATCAGTAAAGCTTAGGGCCAAACAAAACCCGAGAATGTCCAAAGATGAGAACCTACCCCAATGACCATCCTCGCCGCCTTGGAAAAATCTGGCACTTCGTTGGATCCACCCTCAGTCGGAGGAAAGTCGAATTCAAACAACCCGTCGAGGTTAAACTGCTCGCCGCTGCTTCCACCGGCTTGACTGTCAAGATAGTCCTTGAGTATGTTATCAGGAGAAAGCTGTCCATCAACCACATCTTCATCCAACATAAGATGCTTGTCCTTGCGAGGCTTTGACTTGTCTCTCTTCATCTGAATATGGAATTAACCAATCCATACTAGACTCCGACCCTTCTTCAGTCGGCAGGTCAGGCTGAAACCGGGAACGATAGAGCGCGACAGCATGGTGGACCCACTTCGGGGAAAAGTGCGCCTAAAAGCATGGACGTCCGCGTAATAACTCTCGAATGGTGAGCAATCCTTCGGGAACCAGATAGAAAGTGGCGGacactagaaaaaaaaaacacaaatgaaGATCGGACATTGTCGAAACCAAAGATAGCGAACGTTTGGAATCAGGAATAGCTTTTTTTCCCCCAATCAGTCCTAAAGATGGGGATGGCGCTCGCTTCCACCGAGGCATCTCTAAGACGGACAAAGAAGAACTGCTCCTTCCAAAAATGGTATTTCGATATGAACTCCGAGATGATCGCCATGTTCGTACGAGGCGTCACTTGGACCATGAGTGAAGTAGACCATCTGGGCTCAACTAAAGCCTCGAGATGATCAGCGTCAACGGTGATTCCTAGTTCGTAACTCAGCACCAAGATCCCAACGAGGTGCTATAAACCGCATGGATTAACCTGGCTGATCGACATGTTGAAACGGTTACGAAGCTGTACGATAAGCTCCGGGTAGGGAACCATAGATGACATTGCATCAAGTACGCCTCATAGCACGTGAAATAGCCTTCAGGCGGAGATTGTGCAACTTCCCCACCTTCTGGGAGGCGAAACTCGACTGATTCAGGAATCCTGCAGAAACGTCTAGTGGCCGCAAGCCCATTTGGACAACTCCTGCTCGGACAACCGGCCACAGGGTTGGTTTTAAAAGGGAAAGGTCCCCATAGCACAGGAAGGGGAGGTTTCACTTAACCCCTAGCCGTCCAGTATGCATCGATCACTTcaggatcgatcgatgttggggtcaaaaatggttatCTCGAAATCAACGTCTAAAATCACATTTCCTCGCGGAGGCCTTCTCGACACAATCTCGGTAAAAGTTCCCGAGCGTAAGTTTCAAAGAGAGACGTTTTCCGGAACTAAAAAACATACAGTCCAGGTCGACGGATGGCCACACAGGACTGAACGTgcgaccagctcggccatccgccgagctggatcgaacgGAAGACCAGCTTagccatccgccgagctggaccaAACGCAcaaccagctcggccatccgccgagctggaccagCCAGTTTGGCGGATGGCCTATCTGGATCGAATGCacgaccagctcggccatccgccgagctggactAGTCCagttcggcggatggccgagctggaacGATTGCGTTGTTCTCGTCCTGTCCACAATGCTCCTTTCCTAAGATTGTATCGAACTTgctcttgtttcgtctcaatcggaagTACCGTTTGAACTCTACGATTCAGAACCCGCAATAACATGTTTTCTCGAATAACGTTCGGATTAGCTAAACGCCTAGAATTGCCTATGCGAGGAGTTTGGATGTTCTTCGGAATCGACGTCGTTTCAAAAGcatcttttttataaaatcgtaaaaacgcttaagttaGAAAACAGCCCGAAAGAACCCAGGACGCCGCAAAGAGCCCACTTACAATTTAATGCAGAATCAAGCTCAGTCGTTACGACGGTTTATCATTTATTACTCAgtagaagataaatgtcaagacAAGTTCCGAGGATAAATGCAAAGTTTCCGCGAACTGATAAACTCAACCATAGACGAGAAAGGAAAGGGGAACCGACCTAGGAGGATATATAAGAGGAGCCAAAGCCAGGGGCGAGGGGGAGAGATTTTTTTACACCTGGAAGAACTCTGCTAGCTTAGGATAACTTAGAATTTAGGCGGCTGGATTTTACTTAGACTCTTTTCGTTCTTGTTCAAAGACTAACTTGGCTAGCGAAACTCTGCATGTCTTATCTCTTACGAATCCTGTAACCCTATCCTTTTATCAATCTATAATACGCCTCTGTGCAATTTACTTTCAATATTATGCTAGCATTGTCTCTTTCGTTTTTCGTGTGTTTACGCAAAtaatccgggacctctggaaaatttaGAGTTTCTATCTTTCCTTATTTTACGGAAAATTGATAGTGTGGAtgtcggttcccacagtttggcgctagaaggaggggggtcgGATTCTACAACTCAAAAACCACAAAACTTATGAGGCAGCATGAAGAAAATCGTGGAGTTCTTGGTCATTAATCGACCTGCGTCGTATAACGCGATCGTAGGAACTCCATGGCTGAATTCAATGCAAGCAGTCCCGTCAACGTACCACATGtgtctcaaattcccaacccctCTCGGAATAGAGACCATTTGGGAAATCGGAGAATCTCGCGAGTATGCTTCGCCGTGGAATTAAAGTGAAAAAACCCTTTAGTGGAGGTAACGcctaaaaacaaaaagaaatcatCCGCCGAACTCCACGCCCTTGAACAAGACAAAACTGAAGTCTTTTGGCAGTTGCGAGTAGCCGAAGCTTTGGAGGGAAAACACGAACCAACCTGCGAGCCCGTTGTCTCGGTATGCTTAGACGAAGCGTTCCCAGATCGTTGTGTCAAAATCGGCGCGAATCTGAGCGAGTCTCTGAAAACCGAGCTTATGGCCTGtcttaaaaaaaacttgaacaCATTCGCATGGGCCGCAAAGGACATCCCTGGGATTGATATCAACATCACATGTCACGAGCTCAATGTCGACCCAACTTTCAAACCTGTCAAGCAAAAAAGATGAAAACTGGGACCTGAACGCGCTGGCGTAGTTAACGGCGAATTCGAAAAACTTCTCAAAGTCGGATCCATAACGGAAGTTAGGTATCCTGACTGGCTCACTAATGCAGTCGTAGTGCTCACATCATTCCCACTACGAACAATCCTGCATAGCCCCATTCAGTCTGGAAGGTTAGCAAAATGGGCAACCGAGCTGAGCGAGTACGACATCGAGTACGGAGCAAAATCTTGCGTGAAATCGCAAGTACTCGCCGACTTCTTAGTATAACTTCCTACAGGGTGCACGACTAACCAGAAGCCTGATTTGACCAGGaccctccacgtcgacggatcctcttCCAAACAAGGCTTTGGAATCGGGGTCAGACTCACGTCACCAATGGGGGAAGTACTGGAACAGTCATTCCAACCAATTTTCCAGGCTTCGAACAACGAAGCCGAGTATGAAGCCCTAATTGCGGGTTTACGATTGGCTCACGGCCTAAAAATACGTAACATTCACGCCTACTGTGATTCCCAGCTAGTTGCAAGTTAATAGAGCGGGGAATATGAAGCTAGGGACGAGAGAATGGATGCTAACTTAAAACTCGTTCAAAACTTGGCTCAAAGTTTCGATCAATTCGCTCTAACCCGGATTCCTCGTGCCGAAAACACACAGGCTGACGCCCTAGCCGCGTTGGCATCTAGTTCGGATCCAGATCTGAGCAGAGTGATTCCCGTAGAATTCGTAGAGCACCCTAGCATCGGGCCACCCGTCATAATAAACTTAATCGATTCACCTTACGGCGATCCAGACGAAGTCGATGTCCAGGCAACGAAGGATCTAGAACAGTCCGAGTATGGATTCGACAAACCTTGGACAAAAACAATCTTCGCATACATCATGGATGGGAAACTCCCAGCGGAAAAATGGGCAGCCCGAAAGATTAAGACCCAATCCGCGCGATACGTCTTGGTGGAAGAGGAACTCTACAAGTGGAGATTTTTCGGACCACTCATGACCTGCGTGGAAGGAAAGAAAGCACGAAGGATAATGGAAGAAGTCCACTATGGATCATGGGGAAAGCATTCGGGCGGAAGATCCCTCGCAATCAAAATCAAACGCCACATACACTATTGGCCGACGATGATCAAAGATTGCGAGAACTTCAcgcgaaaatgcgaaaaatgcaaGAGGCATGCTCCTACTATCCATCAGCCGGCAGAGGTTCTCTCGTCGATCTCGGCACCATATCCATTCATGCGATGGTCAATGGACATAGTCGGACCCATGCACAGGTCAAACCAAAAAACGATTCTTTTAGTTTTGactgattttttctcaaaatgggtcGAAGCCGTTTCCTACGCAAGCATCAAAGACAGccaagtcgaaagtttcgtGTGGAGAAACATCGTCTGCAGACATGGTGTGCCATACGAAATCGTAACGGACAACAGATCCCAATTTATTTCGACCAGATTCGAGGCcttctgcgaaaaatggaagatacgactgaCCAAATCGACTCCTAGACCCCCACAATATAACGGCCAAGACGAAACGATTAACAAGACCATGCTCGATGGGCTTAAGAAACGATTGGACGCCAAAAAGGGTAGATGGGCCGAAGAACTCGAAGGAGTCTTATGGTCACATCGCACGACTCCGAGACGcgcaacgggagaaactccaTTCGCTCTCATTTACGAAAGTGAATGTATGATCCCAGCGGAAGTCGAATTCACCGGAGTACGCAGAAGATTACTCCCAAAACTAGAAGATTCGAACAATCTAATGTTGTTGGATGAGCTCGATCTAATCAACAAACGACGGGACCATGCCCTTATACGAATTCGAAACTATCAACAGGCGGCTGCAAAGTACTACAGCACTAACGTACGCAGCCGCAAATTCAAAGAAGGCAACTTAGTCTTAGGAAATTTTTTCCAAAACATCGCCGAGCGGAATGCAGGAAAACTCGGAACTAACTGGGAAGGACCTTACAAAATCATAAAAGTAGTCCGACCAGGCGCATACGAAATCGCGAATATGCAGGACATCAAAATTCCAAGAACTTGGAACGCGATGCACCTCAAAAAATACTACCACTAAGCAACACTTTTcaccgaactacgagacggcttgatccctGAAAAGGGTATGTAGGAAATTCGTCATATGACGAGCTCAGCTGTCCGCCCTCAATAAAAAAGGGGGGGAGCAGGTACGTATACGTAGTCGTACACTCCCAAAAAGAAATATCCGATCCCAGACtcgatatttttgaaacttctTTTTAACACGGCGGAAAACATCCCAAAATCCGAATGTCATCAGAACACTCCATCAAAAAATGACGTAAAACTTCAACCTTCGGCAAAGCGAGACGTCGCTAATGCCCGATGTTGGGGAAAACTACTCAGGTACTACTTACCTCCAGACCCTAGGCAGGACCCAGACCTCCGGGTCCCAGTTTTAGGAACGCTCAGGATCCCCAGTATCGGGTACCCCGGTATCGGTTCCAGGAACCGCCTCCAGCTCCAAGAAAAGGCAAATtgccgataaggagaaccttccatatttctgaATATGGAAGACTTCCATCTACTCCAACCGACAATAACCGACCTATAGACGACTATATAAGGGGAACCCAAACCCTAGAACAAGGG
The window above is part of the Brassica napus cultivar Da-Ae chromosome C3, Da-Ae, whole genome shotgun sequence genome. Proteins encoded here:
- the LOC106356119 gene encoding uncharacterized protein LOC106356119, whose product is MKTAAEVRTVKSQTHNATSTTPEIDLLLEEFRKTPFTTRITRTRVSDPRKIKETPYDRTTDARAHLQAFQIAMGSVKFRESERDAGECRLFVENLQGAAIEWFSRLKRNSIGSFRKLGSEFLKQKWITLDKPSTIQNALHKATDYITIEEETKILSQKHKLKKTSLKDPGSDQKYKRRNPHNNKYVHHGEEETQGAHNYAINSGPEQGRTMGNTWTRNPNYDENSFCEFHQAGGHSTINCKVLSARLAAKLLAGELAEVSNIKNLICDSDYPPRNDKAPQTEKSL